One region of Primulina tabacum isolate GXHZ01 chromosome 1, ASM2559414v2, whole genome shotgun sequence genomic DNA includes:
- the LOC142541956 gene encoding uncharacterized protein LOC142541956, protein MNSNVASQFMDKQIMDLSNSQTTAATMNSGGGNNEFIDFMNRSDEKRDGIVPSYDFMPILPGVGSSSSLPSTNHVSKFDSGVEDPSLRTWNSLDSKINVSSNTNHNSLDIDEPAKFELGQSQTPLNASLSASLVSEIDKTVKKYTDNLMHTLDGVSARLSQLETRTRKLENSMDDLKESVGNNLGVIDGKLRQMGNILREVQTGVQVISEKQERVGELPAAKLQSLNLEQVESQNLAHTELTQSVASANQQFSTVSLTQPPPSFPPPNAPPPPPPQQNSESHVQFPNQYSQNQTTSVTQQESYFPPSGQTPQQQYQVPPPPLQHQHQHQLQLQPPPPQHQNQPPPPQHQHQPPPPRPQYSQPPPPQHQHHPPPPQPHSQPLPPPQLHPPFAAINTSLPQTQLSHHSEETLYGPTQTYPPGIRLPSHPSVGVPPPQQLYSLTQNAYEPQSSRPIPGYSHPFGQSAGQVEPYSYSSSQSQYGGSDSPRKPQQPPNAGGLGGGSGYPQLPTSRILPQAIPTASNVGGSGSGGSGNKVPIDDVVEKVTHMGFPRDQVRATVRKLTEKGQPVDLNVVLDKLMNDSEGQAPRGWFGR, encoded by the exons ATGAATAGTAATGTGGCGTCGCAGTTCATGGACAAGCAGATCATGGACCTATCCAATTCTCAGACCACAGCCGCTACTATGAACAGCGGCGGCGGTAACAATGAATTTATCGATTTCATGAATCGTTCTGATGAGAAAAGAGATGGCATCGTCCCGAGCTACGATTTCATGCCGATTCTTCCCGGCGTTGGGTCGTCGTCTTCTCTTCCGTCGACGAATCACGTGTCTAAGTTTGATTCTGGTGTAGAAGATCCTTCTCTCAGGACCTGGAATTCGCTTGATTCAAAAATTAATGTTTCTTCAAACACA AACCACAATTCTCTGGATATTGATGAGCCTGCCAAATTCGAATTGGGGCAGAGCCAAACACCTCTCAATGCATCTTTGAGTGCGTCTTTGGTTTCCGAGATTGATAAGACAGTGAAAAAGTACACAGATAATCTTATGCACACTCTGGATGGTGTGAGTGCGCGGTTGTCCCAATTGGAAACAAGGACTCGTAAGCTTGAAAATTCTATGGATGATTTGAAGGAGTCTGTTGGGAACAACCTTGGGGTCATCGATGGGAAACTGAGACAAATGGGCAATATTCTTAGAGAG GTACAAACTGGTGTACAGGTGATAAGTGAAAAACAAGAAAGAGTGGGTGAACTACCAGCTGCTAAGCTGCAGTCTCtgaatttggaacaagtcgagAGCCAAAACCTTGCACATACTGAACTGACTCAATCAGTTGCTTCTGCTAACCAGCAGTTCTCCACAGTTTCTCTTACACAGCCACCTCCAAGCTTCCCTCCACCCAATGCTCCACCGCCACCGCCACCACAACAAAACTCAGAGTCTCATGTTCAGTTTCCTAACCAGTATTCACAAAACCAAACTACTTCTGTTACTCAGCAAGAATCTTATTTTCCTCCATCTGGCCAGACTCCCCAACAGCAGTATCAAGTACCTCCACCACCCCTGCAGCACCAGCACCAGCATCAGCTTCAGCTTCAGCCGCCTCCACCACAGCACCAAAATCAGCCGCCTCCACCACAGCACCAACATCAGCCACCACCTCCTCGACCACAATACTCTCAACCACCTCCGCCACAGCACCAACATCACCCTCCACCTCCTCAACCACACTCTCAGCCACTTCCACCTCCTCAACTACATCCCCCATTCGCTGCAATTAACACATCCCTACCTCAAACACAATTGAGTCATCACTCCGAAGAAACACTGTATGGACCTACCCAAACTTATCCACCTGGCATTCGCCTACCTTCTCATCCCTCGGTCGGAGTTCCTCCCCCTCAACAATTATATAGTCTAACCCAAAATGCTTATGAGCCTCAATCTAGCAGGCCTATTCCAGGATATTCTCATCCATTTGGTCAATCAGCAGGTCAAGTTGAACCATATTCTTACAGCAGCTCACAATCACAGTATGGTGGTAGTGACTCGCCAAGGAAACCACAGCAACCTCCTAATGCTGGCGGACTTGGTGGTGGAAGTGGTTATCCTCAGCTACCTACTTCTCGAATATTACCACAAGCAATCCCTACAGCCTCTAATGTTGGTGGGTCTGGGTCTGGCGGCTCCGGGAATAAGGTTCCTATTGATGATGTGGTTGAGAAAGTGACACATATGGGATTTCCAAGAGACCAAGTGAGGGCCACAGTCCGGAAATTGACAGAGAAGGGACAACCAGTAGATTTAAACGTGGTACTCGACAAGTTGATGAATGACAGTGAAGGCCAAGCTCCTCGCGGATGGTTTGGCCGGTAA